Proteins co-encoded in one Capsicum annuum cultivar UCD-10X-F1 chromosome 9, UCD10Xv1.1, whole genome shotgun sequence genomic window:
- the LOC107842929 gene encoding 60S ribosomal protein L4, translated as MATAAAIPTTTVQTLENDMSTDSTAVPLPAVMKAPIRPDVVTYVHSNISKNARQPYAVSKKAGHQTSAESWGTGRAVSRIPRVPGGGTHRAGQGAFGNMCRGGRMFAPTKIWRRWHRKIPVNQKRYAVVSAIAASSVPSLVLARGHRIETVPELPLVVSDSIEGIEKTNNAIKALKQIGAYPDAEKAKDSHAIRPGKGKMRNRRYISRKGPLIVYGTEGAKLVKAFRNIPGVEICHVERLNLLKLAPGGHLGRFIIWTKSAYEKLDEIYGSFDKPSLKKKGYLLPRPKMVNADLARIINSDEVQSVVRPIKKDNKRATLKKNPLKNLNVLLKLNPYAKTARRMSLLAEAQRVKAKKEKLDKKRHQITKEEASAIRSASHSWYKTMISDSDYAEFDNFSKWLGVSQ; from the coding sequence ATGGCTACCGCCGCCGCCATCCCAACCACCACCGTCCAAACCCTAGAAAATGACATGTCCACTGATTCTACCGCCGTTCCTCTCCCCGCCGTCATGAAAGCTCCGATCCGACCCGATGTCGTCACCTACGTTCACTCCAACATTTCCAAAAACGCCCGTCAACCTTACGCCGTTTCGAAGAAAGCTGGTCACCAAACCTCGGCTGAGTCATGGGGTACTGGTCGTGCTGTTTCCCGTATCCCTCGTGTACCTGGTGGTGGTACCCACCGTGCTGGTCAAGGGGCTTTTGGTAATATGTGTCGTGGTGGTCGTATGTTTGCTCCTACTAAGATCTGGCGAAGATGGCATAGGAAGATCCCGGTGAACCAGAAAAGGTACGCTGTTGTTTCTGCTATTGCTGCTTCTTCAGTCCCTTCATTGGTTCTCGCTAGGGGTCATAGAATTGAGACTGTTCCTGAGCTTCCGCTTGTTGTATCCGATTCGATTGAGGGGATTGAGAAGACTAACAATGCGATTAAGGCGTTGAAGCAAATTGGTGCGTATCCAGATGCTGAGAAGGCGAAGGACAGTCATGCGATTCGTCCAGGAAAGGGAAAAATGCGTAATCGTAGGTACATTTCGAGGAAAGGGCCATTGATTGTGTATGGAACTGAAGGGGCTAAGTTAGTTAAGGCGTTTAGGAACATACCTGGTGTGGAGATTTGTCATGTTGAGCGTTTGAATTTGCTTAAGTTAGCTCCTGGAGGTCATTTGGGTAGGTTTATTATCTGGACGAAATCGGCTTATGAGAAATTGGATGAGATTTATGGCTCATTTGATAAGCCATCGTTGAAGAAGAAGGGATATTTGTTGCCAAGACCAAAGATGGTGAATGCTGATCTTGCTAGGATTATCAATTCGGATGAGGTGCAGTCTGTTGTTAGGCCAATCAAGAAGGATAATAAGAGGGCTACTTTGAAGAAGAATCCATTGAAGAATCTGAATGTGTTGCTGAAGCTCAATCCTTATGCTAAGACTGCTAGGAGGATGTCCCTTTTGGCTGAGGCACAGCGCGTTAAGGCCAAGAAGGAGAAGCTCGACAAGAAGAGGCACCAAATTACAAAG